The nucleotide window GGGGCTCGCCCTGACCATCGGAGTGGCTGGCTGGGTGCTCAAGCATGCCGCCGTAAGCCTCTCCGAACAAACGGGGCTGACGCAGACGGCGATCGGCATGGTCTTCACCACAGTCTCGACTTCGTTGCCCGAGTTGGTGACCACGATTGCCGCGGTGCGTCGAGGAGCACTGACCCTCGCCGTGGGGGGAATCATCGGGGGAAACGCATTTGATACGCTATTTGTGGCCGCCTCGGACGTCGCGTACCGCGAGGGATCGATCTATCATGCGATCTCGGATCGGTTGGTGTTCTGGATCGCGCTGACCATCCTGATGATTGGAGTCTTGCTGATGGGACTGATTCGGCGGGAGAAGGTGGGTTTCATGCGGATCGGTTTCGAGAGTTGCGTGATCTTGATTCTGTACCTGAGTGCCATCGCCTTGCTGTTTGCCGGTGGATGAGGATGGGCAGGGGGGAGTCGTGTATCCGGCACGGGGAGCTATCGAGCTTCATCAACAACCGTTGAGAGGGTGCGGCAGATCCTTGACAAGTGATTCGAGACGATGAACGATCCTTGCTGACTAGTTCGAATCCTTCGACCCGCACAGGGCAAGAAGGGCAGGAGTCAAGGTTGGCTCGCGTCATCGGTTGAAGACTCAGCAAGGCCAGAAAACATTTGTCACGATTGAGCATCCATGAATCACGAAGCGGGACTTCTCCTCGACGAGGAAGCGGAACGACCGAGCCGAGTTCGCTATGTGGTGCTGCTGGCACTGGCGATGGCGGCGGTCATCTCGTACCTGTCTCGGGTTGCCCTGGCTCCAGCGGCCTCGACCATCCAGTCGCAGATGGGATTGGACGATCGGGAGATGGGGTACGTTCTGGGTGGCTTTTTCCTGGGGTATCTCTGGGCTCAGGTTCCGGGGGGATGGCTCGGGGATCGCCTGGGTGCGCGGTGGGGGCTGGCACTCCTCAGCCTGCTCTGGTCGATTGCGACGATTGGGACTGCGCTTGCGGATTCGGCAACGTCGCTCTGGTGGACCCGAGCGGCGGTCGGGTTCGCACAGGGCGGCGTGTTTCCGATCTCGGCGAAGGTCATTACCGCATGGTTTCCAGTCGATCGTCGGGGGATTGCGGGAGCGGTCCCGACCGCCTGCATGTCGGTAGGATCGGTGCTTGCCAATGGCCTGACGGTGCTCATGATTCCGGTGATCGGCTGGCGAGGGGTGTTCCATGTGTACGCAGCGATGGGAATCGTTTGGGCCGTGCTCTTTGGAATCTGGTATCGCAACAGTCCCCGAGAGCACTCAGGGACGAACGAGGCGGAACGGACGTTAATTCTCGGACAGTGGGGACCGGGCCGAAAATCGGCGAAATCGCACGACGGGACGATTGCAAGCGGAGAGGAACCCGCGTCTGAGGTCCCGGCGATCTCGACCGGAAGGGCACTGACGACGATGGCGATCAGCCCGGGAATGTGGGCGTTTTGTGGCCAATCGTTTTTTCGGGCATTCGGATACGCGTTTTTTATCACATGGTTCCCGGTCTATCTGGAACGAAGTCGAGGGTTACGGATCGAAGATGCCGGAATGTTAAGCATGGGACCACTCTTCGGGGTCGTGGTAGGCAGTTTTCTGGGTGGCTACTGGGTTGACTTGATCCTGAGGAGGACCGGAAAACCCTGGCTCAGTCGGAGTGGACTGTCGGCGGGGGCACTTCTCGTCTGCAGCCTGACGATGCTCGCCGCCACCTGGATTCACGATCCGATGGGGGCAGTCTTTCTGATCACGATCGGGACGCTGTTCTTCGGCATCACCGGTCCCACGACCTGGGCGACGACCATGGATATTGCGGGAGGTCACACGGCGACTGTTTTTGCGGTCATGAACATGGCGGGAAATTTTGGTGCGATGGCTTGCCCGGTTGTGGTCGGATATCTTTTTGAAGAAATTCGAGATACAGGTGGCGAATGGGAACTGGTCCTCTACCTCTTTTCGGTGGTCTATCTGGCCGGAGCGATTTGCTGGCTCGTACTCGATCCGACGCGATCTGTTGTGAATCGCATCAGAAGCAAACCATCATAAATCACTTTCAACGGCATCTCAGCGCAAGGCCAACCTCTGTGTGATTGCAGCGCTTTCCCATCCAAGCAGACAGTGAAAGGAACATTTTATGGACTTCGATCGTGACCGACTCTCGACGGTCCAGCTCGTTCCGCCGACCCCCTTTTCACCAGACGGGCAAGCGATTTTGCCCGAGGTGCTCGAAGACTTTCTCCGAACGGTCCATCACAAGGGGATTCGAGTCGTTCTCCCGGGTGCAGGCACAGGGGAGTTCCATTCGCTCACCGCGTCGGAGGTGGTTTCCTGTGTTCAGGCTGCTCGAAAGGCGATGGGCCGAGAAGGGATCGTGGTGGCCCCCATCGGCCTGGGGCTGCATCATGCCCTTGAAACGGGGAAGGGGGCAATTGAGGTCGGAGCCGATGCGTTGCTCGTCATGCCTCCCGTTCATCCATATCTCAGCGATTCAGGAGTTCGAGACTATTTTGACTTCCTGATGAAGAAATTGCCGAAACCCTTTCTTGTGTATAAAAAAGGACCCTTTCCGAGTGATGACCTGCTAGTGGAGTTGGGAGCATCCGATCAATTCATCGGGGTAAAATATGCTGTGAATGATCTTGACGCGTTCACCCGCTTTGCGGCGAAGGTCGGGGGGCAACTCGGCCTGTACTGCGGGACGGCCGAGCGGTACGCCCCCTTTTTTCATCTGGCAGGGGCCACCGGGTACACCTCAGGAGCGGGGAATCTCTGTCCGCGATTGACGTTGGCAATGCACCAGGCGCTCGTGGAAGGTCGATATCAGGAGGCGATGCGGCTGCTCGCGTTGCTTCGACCAATCGAAGATGGCCGCGCACGGTCCGCAGACTCCTATAATATCTCGCTGTTGAAAACCGGCCTGAGTCTTCTCGGGCGAGACTTTGGACCACCACGTCCTCCCCAGCGCCAGGTGACCGAACAGGAAGCCTGGGAGATCAAGAGGCTGCTGGATCCCATTCTGGTTGCAGAGGCAGCCCTGGACCATTGAGCTGCCCCCCCATTTCAAGAGGACTCAAGGGTTCAAGATTGGGTTCCGGTCAGGTAACGCCGGTCGATCTTGGCGGCCACTGTGCCGATTCCATAGTAGCCGACGGAGATTCTGGCCACGTGCGTCAGGAGGTCGTACGCCCGCCAACGATCCCATCCGAACTCTGACTCCATCCAGAGAATCAGGTATGCAAAGGCCTGCGCCGTGGAACGCTCCATGGGTGCTCCACTGGCGATGGCCATGATTTCCGAGGGAGATTCAATTCGAGGCCCAGGTATCGTCATTCCTTTGCGCAAATTTACGGTAATGGTCGTCTCGGCCGGCATTTCCAGGCCGGTTGCGGAGAGCTCACCGTGCCCCATAGCAGCATGAGCATCTCCGAGAGAGAGGAGGCCCCCAGGAACGAAGACAGGCAATACGATGGTATTGCCCGGGGAGGTTTCGATCAGGTCCATGTTGCCGCCGTGCGGACCTGCGGGCGCGGTTGTGGGAGCGCCCCAGTCGGGAGCGGTCCCGATACATCCGAGCATTGGACTGTAAGGAATGGTGATCGAATCACTCCAGTAGATCACGTTATCTCGAATCGGACAAACATGAGTGCCGTGAGGACACTCGTTACCGAGCCATTCGCAAAGCTGTTTCGGGTCGGCGGTTCTCGTGGCGCACTGTCCGATGGTGGGCCGAATTTCGTGGATCGTCACCGCAAGTGCGTCGCCCGGCTCCGCGCCCTCAATCCAGATCGGCCCGGTCAGGGGATTGCTGTAGGGCATGGTGGTCTTATCGCGTCGATCGGCGTTTGTCCGAATCTGCCCCGAAAGGGCATCCTCCGACTCCACCATCACCGTCTCGCCCGGCTCAATGCGAAGTCGAGGCTGGTGATGGCGGCTGAATTCATAATGGAGCGGGCCCATGGGCAAGTGTTTCATAAGACTCCTCAATTCCGATGAACACCGATTCGTCACGTGTCTGGTTCGCCGACTCAACTGAGCATAGCAGGGCTTCGTGACGATTACCGCCCATCACCCTCTGGATGTCGCGCAACGAGCATCGTACGATTCCGACTTGGATCGTTGGGAACCGGGTTCCTCTGGCTTCGATGGAATGGCAACATGCTTATCTTTCTGTCTCTCGTTCTGGCCACCTTGCCGGGACTTGCAGGTGTGGGAGAAGGAAATCCACAAGCCGACGCAGGGCTCAGGTTGACCTCACCAGACCAGGATCAACACTGGCGAGTCGGAAGCAAGCACTGGATCACCTGGGAGCCCCGAGAGTTGCCGGAGTCGTCGCGGGGAAACCTGATCTTCTCAGCGGATGACGGTGACACGTGGGAACCCGTGGATCAAGTCGATTGGGAATCCGGGGAATACCTCTGGACGGTCCCGGATCGGGAGTCGAACTCCTGCTTGCTTCGGCTCGAGGTGGAGGGGGAGTCACCCCGTTCGATCTCGTCATCACGATTTGCGGTCCTGCCTTCGCGGGAGGTTCCCAGCTATCGCTGGATCAAGGTCACCGACTCGGCTCCCTTCGCGGCGAGAGATGGAGCCGGCGCCCTGGTCTTTCAAGGATCGATGTGGCTGATCGGTGGATGGAACCCCGGCGATAAGACCCATTTTCCCCGGATCTGCAATAACGAGGTCTGGAGCAGTGAGGATGGAGCGCATTGGGTTCTTGAAAAACCGAATACGTTCCTGGATCAATCGTTTGACCCAACCTCCGACTGGGAAGGCCGACATACTGCAGGCTACGCCGTGTTGAACGACATGATGTGGATCATCGGAGGGGATGTAAACCAGGGGCACTATCAGCACGATGTCTGGAACAGCAAGGATGGTCGCACATGGAATTCTGTGAATGAGCAACAGCCAGTGCCGTGGGGTCCCCGAGCTTTGCATTACACGTTGGTGTTTCAGGACCGGATCTGGGTGATGGGCGGTCAGACCATGCCTGGCTTTGCCCCGTCGGAGGAAGTCTTTTACGGGGATCTGTGGTCCTCGGGTGACGGAGTGAATTGGGAACAAGTGATTCCGGAGCAGCCCTCATGGGCTCCTCGGGGAATGATCGGAGGCGCGGCGGTCCATCGTGATCGCATGTGGATTCTTGGTGGAGGGACCTACGATACGCCCCAAACGCCCACGCGAATCTATTACAACGATGTCTGGAGCTCTGCCGACGGGAACCGTTGGACCCTGCACACGAGTCGAGCCCCCTGGGCGGCGAGGCAGTATCACGAAGTCGCCTCGTTTGATGGTCGGCTCTGGGTCATGGAAGGGTTTTCCGGCGCCAATCGAAACGACGTCTGGTACTCGGAAGATGGCGTCAACTGGTACGAGATTCCGGAGACTCCCTGGGCCCCCCGCCACGCGGCCAGTGTGTTTCTGTTCGACGATGCACTCTGGGTCGTCGCGGGGAACAACATGCAGCCGGACGTCTGGAAGTTGGTGCGGGAGGAGTCAGATTCTTCGGCTCCGAGTTCCGAACGGTGACGAAATAAGTGAGAGAAGCTCAAGGGCGTTACCAGATTCTCGAAAGTGAAGAGGATTGGGGATGATTATTGACGTTCACAGTCACACATGGAAGTATCCGGAACATTTCACTGATGACTTCCGAATTCAGGCAAGTCGGGCCAAGGCTGGAGAAGAGCTAGACTTGACCGTTCGGTTCGAAGAATACCAACAGACTTCGGTGCCGGACGTGCGGACCATCGTCTTTGGCGGCAAGGCGCGGTTGAGCGGGCTCTGGGTGGATGATCACGACGTCGCGCGGTATGTGGCCGAACACCCTGACCGGCTCATCGGCTTCCTTTCGCTTGATCCCACGCAGGACGGCTGGGAACGGGAGCTGTCTGAGGGGCACCAGGATCTGGGACTGCGCGGAATCAAATTGATGCCGATGTATGCAGGGTTCTCACCAGATGATGAGCGACTCGACTTCCTTTGGTCGTACGCCAGCCAACACAGACTTCCGGTCCTTCTGCACACCGGGACGACGTTTGTGTCTCAGGCGCCTCTGGACTGCACGTTGCCACGATTGCTCGATCGCGTGGCAATCCGGTTCCCCGACGTAAAGATCATTCTGGCACACTTGGGTCATCCCTACGAAGGGGAATGCGTTGCGGTGATCCGGAAGCATCCCAATGTTTATGCAGATCTGAGTGCCTTACATTACCGTCCGTTTCAGCTCTATCAGAGTTTGATGCTCGTGCAGGAGTACGGAGTCTGGAAGAAAATTCTCTTTGGAACGGATTATCCCTTTACGACGGTCAACGCCACGATTGAAGGCTTGCGCGGCTTGAACCGGATGGTGGAAGGCACCCATCTGCCTCGGCTTGACCCAGACGCGATCGAGGAGGTCATTTTTCGAGATTCGCTCCCACTGCTGGGTCTTGAGGCTCTGGGGTGAGACCGTTCAACCCGTTGATCTCGGATTTGTCCATTGCGAGGAACAGCAATCCCTATCCGTCTCGTTCGCACAACCCGAATTGCTGAGGGCGCATCATCACTGCCAGGGGTGGTCGAAACCCGATAATTTCCTGGGAGCGGCGGAAGGCTTCCCTTCGGTTTCGACCGAAGCCGAGTTTCATCGATGAACGAAGGGGATCGACGAGTATGACGTTGACGCAACGATCACGACGCTCTGGGATCATGGTCCTGGCCATGGTTGCGCTGGTGCCGATGGCAGCGGTTGCGAACGGGATTGCCTGGAATCACAGTTACGCCACGGCTCGGAATTCGTCGGTGCAAACAGGGAAGCCGATCCTTGTCTCCGTCTCATCCCGAGGATGTGGCTGGTGCAAACAACTGGAACGCACGACGTTCCGGGATCCGAGAGTCGTGGAAATGCTCAATGGTCAAACCGTTCCGCTGAAGATCGACGCGAACGATCCCGCGCACGAATCATTGGTCGAAGCGCTCGGCCTTCAGGCAGTGCCGACGCTGGCCGCGATCACGGCAGACGGTCGCATTGTGGCGAATCAGACCGGGTATCTTGATGCGAGGGAATTCCTCTCCTGGATTCGCCCTGTGGTCGGACCGGCGAGATGAGGACAGAGCAGACTCCGGGCAGGGGTTCCAACCCAGCCCGGAGTGAATTTGTTGAACCGCAACGTGAATTCGGGCGTTTCCCCGATTCGATGAGCCAAGACGAGACACTGCCTGAACTTCTCACGAGGGATTCGCTCGATGCTCTTGAGTTCCATTGGTCTGACGCTTGAAGAACTGGACACCCCGGCACTGCTTCTGGATCTTGTTGCGTTCGAGGCGAACGTCCAGACCATGGCCAATCACCTGGGCGCCCGGAAGGTTCAGTGGCGACCGCATGCCAAGGCTTTCAAAAGCCCTGCGATTGCCCATGAACTGCGAAGAGCCGGCGCGATTGGTGTGACGGTAGCCAAGGTCTCCGAAGCGGAAGTGATGGCTTCGGCCGGGATCGAAGACATCCTGATCGCTCACATGGTGGTGGGACCGTCGAAGGTCGCTCGGCTGGCAGCTTTGCAACGTCGGAGTGACGTCAAGGCCACGGTGGATCATCCCGATCAACTGGAGCCGATGGGGTCGGCCGCGGTCAGGGCAGGGGTCGAGGTGGGGATTCTGGTCGATGTGGATCTGGGAATGCGTCGGTGTGGGGTTCGGTCGGCGGAAGCGGCCGTGGAGTTGGCTCGTCGGGTCTCAGAAACGCCCGGCCTGCGATTCGATGGGCTGATGGGATATGAAGGACATACGCTGTTCATTCCCGATCCCGACGCCAAGCGACAGGCAATTGATGAGGCAATCGGGCGGCTTCTCGCGGCGAAATCAGCGGTGGAGAATGCTGGCCTTCCCTGTCGGATTGTCTCGGCGGGTGGTTCGGGTTCCTACCAGTTCACCGCAGACATCCCAGGGATCACCGAACTTCAGGCGGGTGGAGGAGTCTTCGCCTGCCGTTACTACACGGAAATTTGCCGGGTCGCGGGGCATCAGCCCGCGATTGCGGTCCTGGCAACGGTCGTGAGCCGTCCGGAACCGGATCGGGCGATCCTCGACATTGGGCGGAAGTCGATCAGCGATTTCCAGACACCGCCGGTCCTTGCCGATCATCCGGGGTGTCAGGTCCTGGGGCTCTCGGCGGAGCACGCCACGGTTGAGGTGGCCTCGGGGGAGTCGCTGCGGATTGGGGATCGCGTTCGGGTCATTCCGGGCTACAGCGACTTCACCTTCGTGCTGCACGACCGGATTCTTGCTCACCGAAGCGGAGTCGTTGAAGCATGCTGGCCGTTGCTCGGCCGAGGCATGCTCCAGTAATCATCCGGTCAGCCGGC belongs to Tautonia marina and includes:
- a CDS encoding DSD1 family PLP-dependent enzyme; this encodes MLLSSIGLTLEELDTPALLLDLVAFEANVQTMANHLGARKVQWRPHAKAFKSPAIAHELRRAGAIGVTVAKVSEAEVMASAGIEDILIAHMVVGPSKVARLAALQRRSDVKATVDHPDQLEPMGSAAVRAGVEVGILVDVDLGMRRCGVRSAEAAVELARRVSETPGLRFDGLMGYEGHTLFIPDPDAKRQAIDEAIGRLLAAKSAVENAGLPCRIVSAGGSGSYQFTADIPGITELQAGGGVFACRYYTEICRVAGHQPAIAVLATVVSRPEPDRAILDIGRKSISDFQTPPVLADHPGCQVLGLSAEHATVEVASGESLRIGDRVRVIPGYSDFTFVLHDRILAHRSGVVEACWPLLGRGMLQ
- a CDS encoding amidohydrolase family protein translates to MIIDVHSHTWKYPEHFTDDFRIQASRAKAGEELDLTVRFEEYQQTSVPDVRTIVFGGKARLSGLWVDDHDVARYVAEHPDRLIGFLSLDPTQDGWERELSEGHQDLGLRGIKLMPMYAGFSPDDERLDFLWSYASQHRLPVLLHTGTTFVSQAPLDCTLPRLLDRVAIRFPDVKIILAHLGHPYEGECVAVIRKHPNVYADLSALHYRPFQLYQSLMLVQEYGVWKKILFGTDYPFTTVNATIEGLRGLNRMVEGTHLPRLDPDAIEEVIFRDSLPLLGLEALG
- a CDS encoding acetamidase/formamidase family protein, with product MKHLPMGPLHYEFSRHHQPRLRIEPGETVMVESEDALSGQIRTNADRRDKTTMPYSNPLTGPIWIEGAEPGDALAVTIHEIRPTIGQCATRTADPKQLCEWLGNECPHGTHVCPIRDNVIYWSDSITIPYSPMLGCIGTAPDWGAPTTAPAGPHGGNMDLIETSPGNTIVLPVFVPGGLLSLGDAHAAMGHGELSATGLEMPAETTITVNLRKGMTIPGPRIESPSEIMAIASGAPMERSTAQAFAYLILWMESEFGWDRWRAYDLLTHVARISVGYYGIGTVAAKIDRRYLTGTQS
- a CDS encoding thioredoxin family protein, with the translated sequence MTLTQRSRRSGIMVLAMVALVPMAAVANGIAWNHSYATARNSSVQTGKPILVSVSSRGCGWCKQLERTTFRDPRVVEMLNGQTVPLKIDANDPAHESLVEALGLQAVPTLAAITADGRIVANQTGYLDAREFLSWIRPVVGPAR
- a CDS encoding MFS transporter; the encoded protein is MNHEAGLLLDEEAERPSRVRYVVLLALAMAAVISYLSRVALAPAASTIQSQMGLDDREMGYVLGGFFLGYLWAQVPGGWLGDRLGARWGLALLSLLWSIATIGTALADSATSLWWTRAAVGFAQGGVFPISAKVITAWFPVDRRGIAGAVPTACMSVGSVLANGLTVLMIPVIGWRGVFHVYAAMGIVWAVLFGIWYRNSPREHSGTNEAERTLILGQWGPGRKSAKSHDGTIASGEEPASEVPAISTGRALTTMAISPGMWAFCGQSFFRAFGYAFFITWFPVYLERSRGLRIEDAGMLSMGPLFGVVVGSFLGGYWVDLILRRTGKPWLSRSGLSAGALLVCSLTMLAATWIHDPMGAVFLITIGTLFFGITGPTTWATTMDIAGGHTATVFAVMNMAGNFGAMACPVVVGYLFEEIRDTGGEWELVLYLFSVVYLAGAICWLVLDPTRSVVNRIRSKPS
- a CDS encoding dihydrodipicolinate synthase family protein, coding for MDFDRDRLSTVQLVPPTPFSPDGQAILPEVLEDFLRTVHHKGIRVVLPGAGTGEFHSLTASEVVSCVQAARKAMGREGIVVAPIGLGLHHALETGKGAIEVGADALLVMPPVHPYLSDSGVRDYFDFLMKKLPKPFLVYKKGPFPSDDLLVELGASDQFIGVKYAVNDLDAFTRFAAKVGGQLGLYCGTAERYAPFFHLAGATGYTSGAGNLCPRLTLAMHQALVEGRYQEAMRLLALLRPIEDGRARSADSYNISLLKTGLSLLGRDFGPPRPPQRQVTEQEAWEIKRLLDPILVAEAALDH